In the genome of Rhodamnia argentea isolate NSW1041297 chromosome 3, ASM2092103v1, whole genome shotgun sequence, one region contains:
- the LOC115731312 gene encoding kxDL motif-containing protein 1, whose translation MLRNCKQFHVTYPLFEVFSMCRSFYTLSSMEESEKESIKMASVEVSQEFKTLVNADDVDSLKQIQHLILGRLQDSNAVLSHFNEYSENCFNEVSGDFSKNTRLLRSMKSDLDYIFQKLRSMKAKLLATYPDAFSDDSKGGIVDCRPDLELSQ comes from the exons ATGTTGAGAAATTGTAAGCAGTTCCATGTTACATACCCTTTATTTGAAGTTTTCTCAATGTGTAGAAGTTTTTACACTCTGTCGTCAATGGAAGAATCAGAGAAAGAATCAATAAAAATGGCATCAGTGGAGGTTTCTCAAGAGTTCAAGACCCTCGTTAATGCAGATGATGTTGATTCCCTCAAGCAAATACAGCACCtcat TTTGGGAAGGCTACAGGACAGCAATGCAGTGCTCTCACATTTTAATGAGTACTCTGAGAATTGCTTTAACGAGGTATCAGGTGATTTCTCCAAAAATACCCGTCTCTTGAGGTCCATGAAGTCGGACCTTGACTACATCTTTCAGAAGCTAAG GAGTATGAAGGCAAAGCTTCTGGCCACATATCCCGATGCATTTTCGGACGACTCTAAGGGGGGAATAGTTGATTGTAGACCAGACCTCGAGCTATCGCAGTAA